From Oncorhynchus clarkii lewisi isolate Uvic-CL-2024 chromosome 26, UVic_Ocla_1.0, whole genome shotgun sequence, the proteins below share one genomic window:
- the LOC139384853 gene encoding glucose-fructose oxidoreductase domain-containing protein 2-like yields the protein MLPGVGVFGTGSTARVLVPLLRGEGFEVHALWGRSEEEASSLAQELGILFHTSQSDDVLLHPDVDLVCIYISPPLTRQIAVKALGIGKNVVCEKAATAVDAFKMVTAAQYYPQLLSIVGNALRFLPAFVAMRQLLAEGYVGELQVCDARVYGPSLLDQSYGWTCEELMGGGGLHTVGSTLVDLLSHLTGARAVRVHGLLRTFVGQNGAIHGIRCVTSDDFSFFQMLMGGSASGRGVGTGTGSGVCCTVTLNFNMPGAFVHEVMVVGSAGRLIARGTELYGQRNGGKGEELLLGDSGGTGQEVKDVPLPHLRGLGSMVTALKDAFQAQEERRLWARGPVAMASTFEDGLYVQTVVEAVKRSSRSGEWESVEVMTQEPDPNQNLCEVLLINKN from the exons ATGttgcctggtgttggtgtgtttggCACAGGGAGTACGGCACGGGTGCTAGTTCCTTTACTGCGGGGGGAAGGGTTTGAGGTACACGCGCTCTGGGGGAGGAGCGAGGAGGAGGCAAGCTCCCTGGCGCAGGAGCTGGGCATTCTGTTTCACACCAGCCAATCGGACGATGTCTTATTGCACCCTGATGTTGACCTGGTCTGCATCTACATCTCACCCCCACTCACACGGCAGATTGCAGTCAAAGCCCTGG ggataGGTAAGAATGTGGTATGTGAGAAGGCTGCTACCGCTGTGGACGCGTTCAAGATGGTGACTGCTGCGCAATACTACCCCCAGTTGCTGAGCATTGTGGGTAATGCTCTGCGCTTCCTACCAGCGTTCGTAGCAATGCGGCAGCTGCTGGCAGAGGGATACGTGGGTGAGCTGCAAGTGTGCGACGCCCGTGTCTATGGTCCCAGTCTGCTCGATCAATCATACGGCTGGACCTGCGAGGAGCTGATGGGGGGTGGCGGGCTCCACACGGTTGGCTCTACCCTTGTGGACCTGCTGAGTCACCTGACGGGAGCACGGGCGGTGCGGGTGCACGGCCTTCTCCGGACGTTCGTGGGGCAGAATGGAGCAATCCACGGGATCCGCTGCGTCACCAGCGATGACTTCAGTTTCTTCCAGATGCTGATGGGAGGGTCTGCTTCTGGTAGAGGGgtagggactgggactgggtcAGGAGTGTGCTGCACTGTGACACTGAACTTCAACATGCCGGGGGCCTTTGTCCACGAGGTGATGGTTGTTGGGTCAGCAGGGAGGCTGATTGCCAGGGGGACAGAGCTGTATGGGCAGCGCaatggagggaaaggggaggagcTGCTGCTAGGGGACAGCGGAGGGACGGGACAAGAGGTCAAGGATGTCCCCCTGCCACACCTGCGGGGGCTAGGGTCCATGGTTACGGCTCTAAAAGATGCTTTCCAGGCACAGGAAGAGCGTCGGTTGTGGGCGCGGGGGCCGGTTGCTATGGCGTCGACATTTGAGGATGGGCTGTACGTGCAGACGGTGGTGGAGGCGGTGAAACGGTCAAGCCGCAGCGGTGAGTGGGAAAGTGTGGAGGTCATGACTCAGGAACCAGATCCCAACCAAAACCTCTGTGAGGTGCTGCTGATAAACAAGAACTGA